One genomic segment of Novisyntrophococcus fermenticellae includes these proteins:
- a CDS encoding ABC transporter permease → MKKFLTVLKFEIGNYLKNKSFLLTTVALALLMVGGVIVPTFFMGGSKKADSEEDTKTTVAFFDEEGYLGNPDEFEQLLPQYDWLNCSGEQELKEAVRSEKAKVGFLILGEAEYTYVVENRPMMDDIQESFESGMLKHYRMKTLTEQGVDAGMVESLYEKPLQSDTMVLGKDSAKNYMYTYVLVFVMYMFVLLYGQMIATSVTSEKSNRAIEILVTSVNSNSLIFGKVVAGAICSLFQGGLILGAGVASYRMFRNAWNNQLDFLFDIPVNVWLAFILFGILGYLLYAFLFGMLGALVSKTEDISKSATPVTIIYLAAFFVAIFGMNTPDSVLIKVASFIPFTSSNSMFIRVAMGSVTAAEVVISALILAASCGLAGFVAAKIFRFGTLMYGNPVKFSVALKKIRER, encoded by the coding sequence ATGAAGAAGTTTTTGACTGTTCTGAAATTTGAAATCGGGAATTATTTAAAGAATAAGAGTTTCCTTCTTACCACAGTTGCTTTGGCACTCCTTATGGTGGGAGGCGTGATCGTACCAACCTTCTTTATGGGAGGATCAAAAAAGGCGGATTCCGAAGAAGATACAAAGACTACAGTGGCATTTTTCGATGAAGAAGGGTATCTGGGAAATCCAGATGAATTTGAACAGCTGCTGCCCCAGTATGACTGGCTGAACTGTTCCGGGGAACAGGAACTTAAGGAGGCTGTAAGAAGTGAAAAGGCAAAGGTCGGCTTCCTCATTCTGGGAGAGGCAGAATACACCTATGTAGTGGAAAACAGACCTATGATGGATGATATACAGGAAAGCTTTGAATCCGGTATGCTTAAGCATTACCGTATGAAAACACTGACAGAACAAGGGGTGGATGCCGGCATGGTGGAATCCCTGTATGAGAAGCCGCTGCAATCGGATACGATGGTTCTGGGTAAGGACAGCGCAAAGAATTACATGTATACCTATGTACTGGTATTTGTGATGTATATGTTTGTATTACTCTACGGGCAGATGATTGCCACATCGGTTACAAGTGAAAAGAGCAACCGTGCCATCGAGATTCTGGTCACCAGCGTGAACAGTAACAGCCTGATTTTTGGAAAGGTAGTTGCCGGTGCCATCTGCAGCCTCTTTCAGGGAGGACTGATACTGGGGGCAGGTGTCGCCTCCTACCGGATGTTCCGCAATGCCTGGAACAATCAGCTGGATTTCCTGTTTGACATACCGGTCAATGTATGGCTTGCTTTTATCCTGTTTGGAATACTGGGATACCTGCTTTATGCGTTCCTTTTTGGCATGCTTGGAGCATTGGTTTCGAAGACAGAGGATATCAGCAAAAGCGCCACACCCGTTACAATTATTTATCTGGCAGCATTTTTTGTAGCTATCTTTGGCATGAACACGCCGGACAGCGTTTTAATAAAGGTAGCGTCCTTTATCCCCTTTACCTCCAGTAACAGCATGTTCATAAGAGTGGCTATGGGCTCTGTCACGGCGGCCGAGGTTGTGATCTCCGCCCTGATTCTGGCAGCATCCTGTGGACTTGCAGGATTTGTGGCCGCAAAGATCTTTCGGTTTGGTACTTTAATGTATGGAAATCCTGTTAAATTTTCAGTTGCATTGAAGAAAATCCGTGAAAGATAA
- a CDS encoding ABC transporter ATP-binding protein: protein MRLEVKDIHKSFGGKEVLHGISFSVESGSALGLLGRNGAGKTTTIRILMDVFKADKGEVLLDGIKFCPGEYRIGYLPEERGLYPKKKVGEQITYLAQLRGMGTKESKESMRRWLARLEVSEYENRLLETLSKGNQQKVQLAQTLVCDPQIFILDEPFSGLDPVNSQVLKDVILEEIQKGKLVIFSSHQMGYVEEFCKDIMIINKGTTVLSGDLKNIKREFGNNRLILSANDMESKELHRTVDQKWGNLVRVYGYNKEQLILEMKPEVKKEMILSALAESSLDVERFGDYQPSLNDIFVEVAED, encoded by the coding sequence ATGAGACTTGAGGTGAAAGATATTCACAAAAGCTTCGGAGGCAAAGAAGTACTTCACGGAATATCATTTTCGGTGGAAAGCGGGAGTGCTCTGGGACTTTTGGGGCGCAATGGCGCCGGAAAGACGACCACAATCCGCATTTTGATGGATGTGTTCAAGGCAGATAAGGGTGAAGTTCTGCTGGATGGCATAAAATTTTGTCCCGGTGAATACCGCATCGGATATCTCCCCGAAGAAAGGGGACTATATCCGAAGAAAAAGGTCGGGGAACAAATTACATATCTTGCCCAGCTGCGTGGGATGGGGACAAAGGAGTCGAAGGAGAGCATGCGAAGGTGGCTTGCACGTCTGGAGGTATCCGAATATGAGAACAGGCTGCTGGAAACCTTGTCAAAGGGAAATCAGCAGAAGGTCCAGCTGGCACAGACGCTCGTCTGTGATCCTCAGATTTTCATACTGGATGAACCATTTTCCGGTCTGGACCCCGTCAATTCGCAGGTGCTTAAAGATGTAATTCTAGAGGAGATCCAAAAAGGGAAGCTGGTGATTTTTTCCAGCCATCAGATGGGATATGTGGAAGAGTTTTGTAAGGACATCATGATTATCAATAAAGGAACCACCGTTCTTTCCGGTGATTTGAAGAACATCAAACGCGAATTCGGCAACAATCGTCTGATTCTCTCAGCCAATGATATGGAGTCTAAGGAACTGCACAGAACCGTTGATCAAAAGTGGGGAAACCTGGTGAGGGTATACGGATACAACAAGGAACAGTTAATTCTGGAGATGAAGCCTGAGGTCAAAAAGGAGATGATCTTAAGTGCCCTGGCAGAAAGCAGTCTGGATGTAGAACGATTCGGGGATTATCAGCCATCGTTAAATGACATTTTTGTAGAAGTGGCAGAAGATTAA
- a CDS encoding DUF3169 family protein, whose product MNRTKKEGKGFSAMGGKLLLGAVIGGIIGYMFGDSDSAAVEETANYLLDMTVKAYRPVMMILTLCMLLLNLLFFLKLRFCVLQAEVCRDEEKSDLLDDKIDRISTLSLSGNGVFYILLFFNYVLSYSRGERTDIMNVLLFIVPVLIYPVFYILIVNLLKRHDPSKKGVPGSMRFQKDWMESCDEAEKMRTFRVSYQTNIASCYIISIGFCTTAILALLFPVGVFALFITALMWLAQTIINGYYNIKSQKEKMM is encoded by the coding sequence ATGAACAGAACTAAGAAAGAAGGAAAAGGCTTTTCAGCAATGGGCGGGAAGCTGCTGCTTGGGGCTGTAATCGGAGGAATCATCGGCTACATGTTTGGAGACAGTGATTCTGCAGCGGTGGAGGAAACTGCCAATTACTTATTAGATATGACCGTGAAAGCGTATAGGCCTGTTATGATGATCCTTACACTTTGCATGCTGCTGCTGAATCTTCTCTTTTTTTTAAAATTGAGATTCTGTGTGTTACAGGCGGAAGTATGCAGGGATGAGGAAAAGAGTGATTTGCTTGACGATAAAATCGATCGCATCAGTACACTGAGCTTATCCGGAAACGGTGTTTTCTATATTTTGCTGTTTTTCAACTATGTGTTGTCATATAGCAGGGGAGAACGGACAGATATTATGAATGTTCTTTTGTTTATCGTCCCCGTTTTGATATATCCTGTATTTTATATTCTTATTGTCAACCTGTTAAAGAGACATGACCCTTCAAAAAAAGGTGTCCCGGGTTCCATGCGTTTTCAAAAAGACTGGATGGAGAGCTGTGATGAAGCGGAAAAGATGAGAACATTCCGAGTATCCTATCAGACGAATATTGCCAGCTGTTATATTATAAGTATTGGCTTCTGCACCACCGCAATACTGGCCCTTCTCTTTCCGGTGGGTGTATTCGCATTATTTATAACGGCACTCATGTGGCTAGCACAGACAATTATAAATGGCTATTACAACATAAAAAGCCAGAAAGAGAAGATGATGTAG
- a CDS encoding helix-turn-helix transcriptional regulator, whose translation MPLLNHVKEHRARLGLNQAELGKLAGVSRQTISLIEREDYSPSVTLALKLAKIFGCPVEDIFDYLEEGEKDEQN comes from the coding sequence ATGCCATTATTAAATCATGTGAAAGAGCATCGTGCCAGACTGGGCTTAAATCAGGCAGAGCTTGGAAAACTGGCCGGGGTATCTCGCCAGACCATCAGCCTGATTGAGAGAGAGGATTATTCTCCTTCAGTTACCCTGGCCTTAAAGCTGGCAAAGATTTTTGGATGTCCGGTAGAGGATATCTTCGATTATCTGGAGGAGGGAGAGAAAGATGAACAGAACTAA
- a CDS encoding AraC family transcriptional regulator, whose translation MKHITAYTNSLRYKCLEDLQREAVELCLIYCGWEYCEPGHSFGPNMRASHLLHIVREGKGTLKIYNKTYQLSQGDAFYIPPNTEAWYKADMEEPWSYMWVGFTGLKAEKCISSAGFSAKTPVGRVECMKELNGFIDEILEAHQLSYSDELKRNGLLMMFFSVMIDEYRNKLPGAGMQHPYPGAVYVKHAMEYISSNYNKRIKITELADYIGVNRSYLTSSFKKIVGCSPQQYLVNLRMEKAKSMLKKTDMQIKCIADAVGYSDQLAFSRIFKQCCGMSPRTYREVEAELVYKTEKGDCMSSTF comes from the coding sequence TTGAAACACATAACTGCATATACCAATTCACTCAGATATAAGTGCCTGGAGGATCTTCAGAGGGAAGCGGTGGAACTGTGTCTGATCTATTGTGGATGGGAATATTGCGAGCCGGGACATAGTTTCGGACCCAATATGAGGGCTTCCCATCTTTTGCATATTGTCAGAGAAGGGAAAGGAACGCTGAAGATTTATAACAAGACGTATCAATTAAGCCAGGGGGATGCTTTTTATATACCACCCAATACCGAAGCATGGTATAAGGCAGATATGGAGGAACCCTGGTCTTATATGTGGGTGGGATTTACGGGGCTGAAGGCGGAAAAATGTATCAGCAGTGCAGGATTTTCTGCAAAGACACCCGTAGGCAGGGTGGAATGTATGAAAGAACTGAACGGATTTATTGACGAGATACTGGAGGCTCATCAGCTCTCTTATTCAGACGAACTGAAAAGAAATGGGCTTTTGATGATGTTTTTTTCCGTAATGATTGATGAATACAGGAATAAGCTGCCTGGCGCAGGCATGCAGCATCCATATCCGGGAGCGGTTTATGTTAAGCATGCGATGGAATATATTTCATCAAACTATAACAAGAGGATTAAAATCACCGAGCTGGCAGACTATATCGGTGTCAACAGGAGTTATCTGACCAGCAGCTTCAAGAAAATCGTTGGATGTTCCCCACAGCAATATCTGGTCAATCTGCGTATGGAAAAAGCAAAATCCATGCTCAAAAAAACAGATATGCAGATTAAGTGCATCGCAGATGCGGTGGGCTATTCGGATCAGCTTGCATTTTCCAGAATATTTAAACAGTGCTGCGGGATGAGTCCGAGGACATATCGGGAGGTAGAAGCGGAACTCGTTTACAAAACAGAAAAAGGAGATTGCATGAGCTCAACATTCTGA
- a CDS encoding carbohydrate ABC transporter permease, whose translation MESMKRKSKLMNLLIHVILILVSITMLIPFAWMFLTAFKSVTEATSVDPFVIFPKVWRTDAFTSVIKNMNFIVLYKNTLLLILFRVICAVLTATMAGYAFGRLHFKGRDFCFSLVLLQMMVPSQIFIIPQYLMVSKMGMLNTIFALVFPGFVTAFGTFLLRQGYMGLPNDLEEAARLDGCNIGQTFLYIMAPLTKSSMVALGIFTAVFAFKDLMWPMIVNTDKDMLVLSSALAKMQGQYVSKFPELMAASLIACIPMILLYIIFQKQFIEGIATSGGKL comes from the coding sequence ATGGAGAGCATGAAAAGAAAAAGTAAACTTATGAATCTATTGATCCACGTTATTCTGATTTTAGTATCGATCACTATGCTGATTCCCTTTGCATGGATGTTTCTTACTGCCTTTAAGTCTGTAACTGAAGCTACGTCTGTGGATCCCTTTGTAATTTTTCCAAAGGTATGGCGGACAGATGCATTTACATCGGTGATAAAAAACATGAATTTTATAGTGCTATACAAGAACACCCTGCTTCTGATTTTATTTCGTGTGATATGTGCGGTACTTACGGCGACCATGGCGGGTTATGCGTTCGGACGGCTGCATTTTAAAGGAAGGGACTTCTGCTTTTCACTGGTGTTACTGCAGATGATGGTTCCGAGTCAGATTTTTATCATCCCGCAGTACCTGATGGTAAGTAAGATGGGGATGCTGAACACGATTTTCGCTTTGGTATTCCCGGGGTTTGTAACGGCATTCGGGACCTTTCTTCTCCGCCAGGGTTATATGGGATTGCCGAATGATCTGGAGGAGGCGGCGAGACTGGACGGATGTAATATCGGACAGACTTTTCTCTACATCATGGCTCCGCTTACGAAATCCAGTATGGTTGCGCTGGGGATTTTTACAGCGGTGTTTGCCTTTAAAGATCTGATGTGGCCTATGATTGTAAATACAGATAAGGATATGCTGGTTCTTTCCTCGGCACTTGCTAAAATGCAGGGACAATACGTGTCCAAGTTCCCGGAATTGATGGCGGCATCTTTAATTGCCTGTATTCCAATGATTCTACTTTACATAATCTTCCAGAAGCAATTTATTGAAGGAATTGCAACCAGCGGAGGCAAGCTTTAA
- a CDS encoding carbohydrate ABC transporter permease, producing MTNTKKRKVTGRARSEFLWGWLFILPTMIGLVILNIIPIFQTLYQSFFKTGDFGRGNVFVGLDNYAQVFGDKEVWQSLINTFKYAIVEVPFSIIIALILAVLLNRKMRGRGFYRTIIFLPMVAAPAAIAMVWRWLYNSDFGLINNVFPIQVKWVSDPQIAVFSVAVIGIWSIIGYNMVLFIAGLQEIPHDFYEAAEIDGATGVKSFFYITIPLLSPTIFFVLVTRIISALQVFDLMYMVMDKSNPALEKTQSLVYLFYKYAFINKNMGYGSTIVILLLVITLIITAFQMIGQKKWVFYN from the coding sequence ATGACAAATACGAAAAAAAGAAAAGTGACCGGGAGGGCACGCAGTGAGTTTTTATGGGGGTGGCTGTTCATCCTTCCGACCATGATTGGGCTTGTGATTTTGAATATCATCCCGATTTTTCAGACACTGTACCAGAGCTTCTTCAAAACCGGAGATTTCGGCAGGGGAAATGTCTTTGTCGGATTGGACAATTATGCACAGGTATTCGGTGACAAGGAGGTATGGCAGTCATTAATCAACACGTTTAAATATGCAATTGTAGAAGTTCCGTTTTCTATTATTATTGCACTGATTCTGGCAGTTTTATTGAACAGGAAGATGCGGGGAAGGGGATTTTATCGGACAATTATCTTTCTTCCTATGGTTGCGGCTCCAGCAGCAATCGCTATGGTTTGGAGATGGCTGTATAACTCGGATTTCGGACTGATTAACAATGTGTTTCCTATACAGGTAAAATGGGTCTCGGATCCTCAAATTGCAGTTTTTTCTGTTGCAGTAATTGGAATCTGGTCCATTATCGGTTACAATATGGTATTGTTCATAGCAGGTCTGCAGGAAATACCACATGATTTTTATGAGGCGGCCGAGATTGACGGTGCTACAGGTGTCAAGAGCTTCTTTTATATTACGATTCCCCTGTTATCCCCGACGATTTTCTTTGTACTGGTTACCCGCATAATCAGTGCGTTACAGGTATTTGACTTGATGTATATGGTTATGGATAAATCTAACCCGGCACTGGAGAAAACCCAGTCTTTAGTATATCTGTTCTATAAATATGCTTTTATTAACAAGAATATGGGATACGGTTCTACGATTGTCATCCTGCTTCTCGTGATAACTTTGATTATTACGGCATTTCAGATGATCGGGCAGAAAAAATGGGTGTTCTACAATTAG
- a CDS encoding ABC transporter substrate-binding protein: MKFKKAAAMAMACVMVLSLTACGGGKGESGNAKSDGKSEQGSGDAELSVSIWDTNQEPGISEILADFTEETGIKTKVSVVKWDEYWTMLEAGAQGGSLPDVFWMHSNESQRYMSNDMLLDLTDMIKDSDKIDPENYPSDIWGLYTYEDKYYAVPKDVDTIALWYNKKMFDEAGVAYPTADWTWDDVTEAAKKLTKEDGSQYGMALRNDNNQAGYYNMVYDNGGTIISDDKKTSGWDDPKTIEAMQQVEEWIKLGLMPSIETMSENSEDVLFQSGKVAMVFQGSWMVAAYRDNEYTAENCDIAELPKSAATGRRASIYNGLGWAAAANGKHTEEAKQLIEYLGSKEAQIKQAELGVTMSAYKGTSEAWTKSADFNLQAYLNMMDDMVIRPYSKTTVTWENEDNEILKSVYTGDKTMEEACKEMAAQMNEKLAGE; the protein is encoded by the coding sequence ATGAAGTTCAAAAAAGCAGCAGCGATGGCGATGGCATGTGTTATGGTACTGTCACTTACCGCATGTGGAGGAGGAAAAGGAGAATCCGGAAACGCTAAATCAGATGGGAAATCCGAGCAGGGTTCGGGCGATGCAGAACTTTCTGTATCGATATGGGATACCAATCAAGAGCCGGGTATCAGCGAAATACTGGCGGATTTCACAGAAGAGACCGGGATAAAGACAAAGGTTTCTGTCGTAAAGTGGGACGAATACTGGACGATGCTTGAGGCAGGTGCACAGGGGGGCTCCCTTCCGGATGTATTCTGGATGCATTCCAATGAAAGCCAGAGATACATGTCAAACGATATGCTTTTGGATCTGACGGATATGATTAAGGACAGCGATAAGATAGATCCTGAGAATTACCCGTCTGATATCTGGGGCTTGTATACATATGAGGATAAGTATTATGCCGTTCCGAAGGATGTAGATACAATAGCCCTCTGGTATAACAAGAAAATGTTCGATGAAGCGGGAGTTGCATATCCGACGGCGGACTGGACCTGGGATGATGTAACAGAAGCAGCGAAAAAGCTGACGAAAGAGGATGGAAGCCAGTATGGTATGGCTCTTAGAAACGATAACAATCAGGCCGGTTATTATAACATGGTCTACGATAACGGAGGAACAATCATAAGCGATGACAAGAAAACCTCCGGATGGGATGACCCCAAGACAATCGAAGCGATGCAGCAGGTGGAAGAATGGATTAAGCTGGGACTGATGCCATCTATTGAAACGATGTCTGAGAACAGTGAGGACGTTCTTTTCCAGTCCGGAAAGGTTGCTATGGTGTTCCAGGGCTCATGGATGGTGGCCGCATATCGCGATAATGAGTACACGGCAGAGAATTGTGACATCGCTGAACTTCCCAAGAGTGCCGCTACGGGAAGAAGGGCTTCCATATATAATGGTCTTGGCTGGGCCGCAGCCGCGAATGGCAAGCATACGGAGGAAGCGAAACAGCTAATTGAATATCTGGGCTCCAAGGAAGCACAGATAAAGCAGGCAGAGTTGGGCGTGACGATGTCTGCTTACAAAGGAACTTCAGAGGCATGGACAAAGTCTGCTGATTTCAATCTGCAGGCATATCTGAACATGATGGACGACATGGTAATCCGCCCTTACTCCAAGACTACAGTTACCTGGGAAAATGAGGATAACGAAATTCTGAAAAGTGTCTACACGGGAGATAAAACCATGGAAGAGGCATGTAAAGAAATGGCTGCACAGATGAATGAAAAACTGGCCGGCGAATAA
- a CDS encoding sugar phosphate isomerase/epimerase family protein produces the protein MRVGVLIEIFRDTDIDAKFEELRSMGMESCQLVCWDKELLNEDTAAAVNAASAHHQVDITAFWCGWEGPKVWDFYDGQLTLGLIPEGFRFARVKMLEKGIAFAAMIHVKDVATHVGYMPENPYDPNYAGVLVCLKELVRQCKANGQNFLFETGQETPVTLKRAIQDIEKALGKGNVGINLDPANLIMYGKANPVDALEVFGEYVMGIHGKDGRYPTDGHMLGEEVPLGQGKVNYPAFIEKLKEIGYTGDITIEREISGEEQKKDIIMAKAVLDELLQ, from the coding sequence ATGAGAGTTGGAGTTTTAATTGAAATTTTCCGTGATACAGACATAGATGCGAAATTTGAAGAACTGCGTTCTATGGGGATGGAAAGCTGCCAGCTGGTATGCTGGGACAAAGAATTGCTGAATGAGGATACCGCCGCCGCCGTAAATGCTGCATCGGCGCACCATCAGGTAGATATCACTGCATTCTGGTGCGGATGGGAAGGGCCAAAGGTATGGGATTTCTATGACGGACAGCTTACGTTGGGACTGATACCGGAAGGCTTCCGGTTTGCACGCGTAAAGATGCTTGAGAAAGGAATTGCTTTTGCGGCGATGATTCATGTAAAGGATGTGGCAACCCACGTGGGATATATGCCGGAAAATCCTTACGATCCCAACTATGCAGGTGTGCTGGTGTGTTTGAAAGAATTGGTAAGACAGTGCAAGGCGAATGGACAGAATTTCCTTTTTGAAACGGGACAGGAAACTCCGGTTACGCTCAAAAGAGCAATTCAGGATATTGAAAAGGCTCTTGGAAAGGGTAATGTGGGAATTAATCTGGATCCCGCCAATCTGATCATGTATGGGAAAGCGAATCCTGTAGATGCTCTGGAAGTATTCGGAGAATACGTGATGGGGATACACGGAAAGGATGGCAGATATCCTACAGATGGTCATATGCTGGGCGAGGAAGTTCCGCTTGGTCAGGGGAAGGTAAACTATCCCGCATTTATTGAAAAGCTGAAAGAAATTGGATATACAGGAGATATCACAATTGAACGGGAGATATCCGGAGAAGAACAAAAGAAAGATATCATCATGGCAAAAGCAGTTTTGGATGAACTGCTGCAATAA
- a CDS encoding carbohydrate ABC transporter permease — protein MKKVRKISPLSAIIFICSLFWLMPLLLIFINSFKPYNDMLQKFLALPESWSLNMYLETWTRFKFPMLIGNTLLYTVCTVLIVALLAPMAAYKLARTKGKLSGVCFVLIIMPMMVPFQSYMITLTRLVAKLGLTGNRAGYILVSAGLCMPLAVYMIHGFVKNVPIELEECACIDGAGKVRTYFNIVLPLLKPILTTVIVLDTLATWNDIITNQLIIGGNAEAMNIQNALYMQFSAQTADWEHALPGIVMSMIPSLVFFIFMQKHIVGGVTAGAVKG, from the coding sequence ATGAAAAAAGTCAGGAAAATAAGCCCGCTTTCGGCGATTATATTTATATGCTCTCTCTTTTGGCTGATGCCTCTGCTGCTGATTTTCATTAACTCGTTCAAACCTTACAATGACATGCTGCAGAAGTTCCTGGCGCTTCCTGAAAGCTGGAGCCTGAACATGTATCTAGAGACCTGGACCAGATTTAAATTTCCCATGCTTATCGGCAACACACTTTTGTATACGGTGTGTACGGTATTGATTGTAGCACTTTTGGCTCCGATGGCGGCGTATAAACTGGCAAGGACAAAGGGAAAATTATCAGGAGTCTGCTTTGTGCTCATCATCATGCCTATGATGGTTCCGTTCCAGTCCTACATGATTACTCTGACCAGACTGGTTGCAAAACTGGGTCTGACAGGAAACAGAGCGGGGTATATACTGGTAAGTGCGGGGCTTTGTATGCCTCTGGCGGTTTATATGATACATGGTTTTGTCAAGAATGTACCGATTGAACTGGAGGAGTGTGCCTGCATTGACGGAGCGGGTAAAGTCAGAACCTATTTTAACATTGTTCTGCCTCTGTTAAAGCCGATTCTTACAACCGTGATCGTTCTTGATACATTGGCCACATGGAACGATATCATTACGAATCAATTGATTATCGGGGGTAATGCAGAGGCCATGAATATCCAGAATGCACTTTACATGCAGTTTTCGGCACAGACAGCAGACTGGGAACATGCCCTGCCTGGAATCGTGATGTCTATGATTCCCAGTCTTGTATTCTTTATCTTTATGCAGAAGCATATTGTAGGTGGTGTGACGGCGGGAGCCGTCAAAGGCTGA
- a CDS encoding carbohydrate ABC transporter permease, which produces MKAKNKGKAKEILIFALFVFPAVAFVLFSTDVPFLMNLYYSVFEWNGISKDMKFVGLQNFVNIFTKDALFWKSAVFTLKFSVFFVIIVNILSLTVALVMSKEKKSSSVGRAFYYIPYIISLTAISLIWKFILGPGFESLYKVTGWEFFNWSWLGTGKLAFFVVVFMTVWQNLGFYMVNYIAGIIAVPKELIEAAKIDGARKFQVLRKITIPMIMPAISICMLTSLTFAFKLFDVIMVFTKGGPANSTISVAYNIYKEAFVNNRYGMATAKSLVFVVFVLIITVIQIKVTKSKEVEA; this is translated from the coding sequence TTGAAAGCAAAAAACAAAGGAAAAGCAAAAGAGATACTGATTTTCGCATTATTTGTATTTCCGGCAGTGGCATTTGTTCTTTTTTCGACGGATGTGCCATTCCTGATGAATCTTTATTATTCTGTTTTTGAATGGAACGGAATCAGTAAAGACATGAAATTCGTAGGACTTCAGAATTTTGTGAATATATTTACGAAGGATGCGCTGTTTTGGAAGAGTGCAGTGTTTACACTTAAATTCTCGGTATTCTTTGTAATAATCGTGAATATTCTGTCGCTTACGGTGGCGCTCGTTATGTCGAAGGAAAAAAAGAGTTCCAGTGTGGGACGTGCATTTTACTATATTCCTTATATTATCAGCCTGACCGCAATCAGCCTGATCTGGAAGTTTATTCTGGGTCCTGGATTTGAGTCTTTGTACAAGGTGACAGGATGGGAGTTTTTCAACTGGAGCTGGCTGGGAACCGGAAAGCTTGCATTTTTTGTAGTGGTATTTATGACGGTTTGGCAGAACCTGGGATTTTATATGGTAAATTATATCGCCGGAATTATCGCTGTGCCAAAAGAACTGATTGAGGCGGCGAAAATAGATGGAGCCCGTAAATTCCAGGTTTTAAGGAAAATCACAATCCCTATGATCATGCCGGCTATTTCCATCTGTATGCTCACTTCCCTGACATTTGCATTCAAACTCTTTGATGTAATTATGGTATTTACCAAAGGCGGGCCTGCGAATTCTACAATTTCTGTAGCGTATAATATCTATAAGGAAGCGTTTGTCAATAACAGATATGGTATGGCTACTGCGAAGTCTCTGGTATTTGTTGTTTTTGTATTGATTATCACTGTAATACAGATTAAGGTAACGAAGAGCAAGGAGGTAGAAGCATAA